From the Ignavibacteria bacterium genome, the window TGGTCCATGGTAGATGGTTCGAACAACGCGGCAGGCAGGGAGTTTGCTTACCTTGACACGTCCGGTCTCTTGTAAAGCGCCATCAATGGGCACGCCGATCTCAAAGTCAAACGTATCCGTTGGCATACGATGATGATATGAGAAGAGGGGGCCTGTTGGTCCGATCCCCTGAGCACCTAATGTTGAATACAGTTCAACGATAGCAGGATCCATTTCTTCCTGCATTTCCGTTCTTGGGATAACAAGATGGATGGACGCTGTGACTTGTTCATCCATGGTTGCAAGCGTTGGAGTTGTATTCATGTTGTTGTTATTATCGTGAGATGGAAACCAAAACTACTACCATTGACCAGTACCTCAAAACGGTTGACGCAGATAAGCGGCGTGTTCTTGAGGACATACGTTCATCCATCCGCGCTCTCGTACCTGATGCAGTTGAGTGCATCAACTACGGTGTTCCAACCTTTAAACTCAACGGCAAGAACCTCATCCATTTTGCAGCAGCAAAGAACCATTGCTCGCTTTTTCCAGGTCCCGGCGCAATAGCGGCTTTCTCTGAGGAACTTACTGCCTTTGCTACGAGTAAAGGAACCATTCGATTTACGGTGGAGAGCCCCTTACCGAAGAGTTTGGTGAGGAAGATCGTAAAACACCTTGTCGAAAAGACGTCATCCCGAGCGTAGTCGAGGGATATGACATTATGACGTTATGACATTTTTGAATCGTACATCATTCGGTTACGGAGTATACATGTCGAACATCGTTGAAATGGCTGCCGGTACCTTTACACTACTTTCCGTTCTTACCATTGGCTTTCAGATCGCGCTTGGCCTAGGTGCTCCGTGGGGGAGATTCACACTTGGGGGAAAATATCCTGATGTCCTTCCAATGAAGGCACGGTTGATTCCCGTTTTCTCAACAGTGGTCCTTGCGTTCTTTATTGCGATCGTCCTTACCCGTGCTGGACTCATACGTCCGGACCTTCTAGAACCGTCTCGTATTGCTATCTGGTTGCCCGTTACCTACATGGCGCTTGGACTCGGTTTGAATTCCGTCTCCAAGAGCAAGCCCGAGAGAAGACTGTGGGTACCGGTGATCTTGGTGATGCTTGTGTGTACGTTGATCGTGGCTCTTGTTTGAGTGGCCTCACAATCGCTCCAACCAGTAGGTTGTCATCATACCCTTACCCTTGACCTCTATAGTTCCGCGCTCCGTAACCCCGAAACCCTGCAGCTCTTCTGCAAACGCTTGGCTGATGTGAATACGTCCGGGTTCGCTGTGTTGCTCCATGCGTGCTGCAATATTGACAGCGTCACCCCAGATGTCGTACATGGGTCGCGTAGCGCCGATAACGCCGGCAACTACGGTGCCGATGTGCATACCAATGCGCACGCGAACTCCATAGGTTCCATCGGTTATTGCCTTCATCATGTCCATAGCACAATGGGCTGCTCGATGCGCAGGTTGTGATACCATGTCTGGCAAATTGGCCACAGCCATGTAGGCATCGCCGATGGTTTTGATCCGAACGAGGCCGTGATGTTCGATGATCGTATCGAATTGCGTGAAGATTCGCTCGATGAAGTCCAACACTTCCTTGGGTTCCATGTTTTCCGAGATCGTGGTAAAGCCAACGAGGTCGGCAAAGAGAATCGCGACGTCAGTGTGGACATCTGCAATGCGGCGTTCGCCGGAGAGAATTCTTTCTGCAACCGTACCAGGCATCACTGAATGAAGAAGATCTCGCTCGCGTTGAGCGGTGCGACGTTCTTCTTCTCGCTCACGTTCTACTGTGAACAGTGCTAGTCGTTGTTGAGCTGTCGTATTCGTGACCGATGTCTCCAATTGAGTGCGCTCGAGCAAGCACTGGTAAGCACGGCTGGACGCTTGCGTGGCGGCATAGGCAACGTGGAGTTCTGCCAGCGAACGAAGCAGAGCCGACACATCTGCGCGTTGACGTGCCGCATCAGCAATTGGCTCTAGAATGTCGATCGCTTTCTGGTGATCACCTTCGCACATCAACAACCGAGCCTCTTCGATGACATGAGTTATCCGCTGCGGTTCGTTTGAAGCCATAGCAAGAGCATCTTCTGCTCTCTGAAGCCACAACCGTGCCTGTTCGATGTTACCCAACACCCGATGTGCTGCGGACAGCCCACGTCGTGCGCCGGTTGCCATTGACCATTTGCTCTTGTCTGTGCTCAAGCGTTCAGCTACCAGCAGTTCGTGAATGGCCTGCGTCGCATCGTTGTCCTCAAGGTGCAATAGGCCAATGTTCAGCGCAGCATACGTAGCAAATCTCTCTGCATCGGCGCCGGTGTCGATCGTGCGTACCTGTTCGAAGTATGTGCGTGCCTTCTCGCGATTACCCGTTTCGCCATACAGCACACCAAGATTTAACATGGCGATCGCTAGCGCTATAGGATTATCCAACGTCGTGAACGTTTCATAGGCCCTGAACTGCATGCGTACCGCATCGGCTAGGAGCCCCTTTCGACTATAGATCGTAGCTAACTCGGTAAGGGCATTGCCCAAGGCTGCAGGGTAGGGAAGTGCGCCAAGAAGAGCAACGGCGTGTTCACCGTGTGTTTGGGCATCGTCATATCGACCTTGTTGCGTTGCGCAGAGTGCCAGTGTGCGAAGTGCGCGTGCCTGATAGCCAACATCCGTCATGGTATCTACATCGAGGTCTTGCATCAAATCGAGTGCCTCGTCTACCTCCGTGGATTCCGCCAAGAACTGCGTCCAACCCGTCACCATTCGGTAGTGTAGATCGTACGGTCTTTTGGAAGGGGGCAGTGCAGTGAACGAAGCAAACGCTGACCGTGCACCTTGCAGATTCCGTTGAGAACACTGCAGTTCCAAATTGAGCCATAGTTGCAACCACCATGGCTCAGGGTCGGCGGGCATTTCCGCTACCAGTCTATCCAGCATAGGCTTGCGGATACCGAGGATAGCATCGTCGATCTGTTGGAGCATAGTTGACATGGTGCGAATGTACGCAGGAGGAAGTCATGAGGTCGTTTCGTAATTAGCATGTACAATGAGATCAAGACTTCTTCTGCTCACGTTGCTTTTGTGCCCGAACCTTCAAGCACAGGACAATTCAACAACTACGTCCGCTATCCATCAACTCGTAGGCAGATGGAGTGTGACCGTTGACGGTCAGGAAGCGTCGATCATGAATGCTCAGGTCGAAGCCTGGCGATCTATGCCTGATGGGTCGCTGGTTGGCTGGAGTGGGACATCTCATGGTACGGGCATTCACAAGAGCGAAGATCTCGCGCTCTCAAAACGTTCGGGCACGTGGACCTATGAGGCTAGGGTTGTTAAACAGAACAACGGCAAGGCCGTGGCGTTTGCTTGTACGAAGATGACAAAGGACATCATCGTCTTTGAGAATCCGATGCATGACTTCCGGCAGAAGATCGAGTATCAGTTCAGATCGCGCAATGAGATCGTTGTGACGGTCAGTGGCTCGGCGCGGAAGTTTGTTCTCAGGTTCCGGCGTATTCCCGAGGGAGTCATCTCCTACTCGCCCCTGCAACTCGACACCTCGGCGACGAACACCCCTAAGATCCCGTCACCGACACAACCCACAGCTCGAATCAAGGGACTGATCGGTAGCTGGGAAAGCAGTGATCACAACAAGACTATGAAGATCGCCGAGGTAGGTCCTGGGCGATATGCAGGGACGATCATGACCCTTGCATCAGATCTGAAAACATTGATCGAGTTCAAGATCGAAGTCTTCAAAAGGAAGAACCAATGGATGTTGTCCTTGCAGCGCCCGGTTTGGAACAACAGTGAGCAAATGATGTATCGTTTGATCCACAGCTCGATCAAAACACTCATCTTTCAGAACCATTGTGGTGAGTCACCAAATCAGCTGCATTTTGAGTTCGCTGACAAGGACTCCATACTCCTTTCGTGTGACGATGTTGTTGGCATGGAAGGCGAATCAAGCGGTCGCGTGATCGATCTCAAACGAAGTCACTGAACAACCTTCATATGCCGCACAAACCATTCACGATCAAGAGCCTGAGTTTTGTTTCGCTCTACATGCGAGACATTGAAGCTGCCGTGGCATTTTATACCTCAGTGTTCGGTCCGCACGAGTACACAGAAGAGAATGAGATCCTCTACGGTTGGAGAATGGGATCCACGTGGTTGACGATGTTCCCAAGCACCGCCGGAACCGCCACAGATCGTAATCCGTGTAATACGGAGTTTGCCATTGAAGTGTCGTCTCCAGCTGAGGTTGATGTGCTCTACGCTGCTCTTGTCTCAGCAGGGGCAACTATAGGAATGACTCCTCGAGATACAACCATGTATGTGCCGATGCGATTCTGCTGTGTTGACGATCCCTTTGGCGTCAGGATCGATGTCTATTGTCCGCTTGGAACAGACCTATGACTGAACAAACCGATGTTGAAGAATATCTCCGCACGTTTGAGCACCCTAACAAGGAAGTTCTGTTGCGCGTGCGTGAGATCATACTCGGCGTTGATCCCAAGATTCAAGAAGGCATCAAGTGGAAGGTGCCCAGCTTCCGCACCACCGAATTCTTCGCAACGTTTCATGTCAGGTCGAAGAAGGGTATGGGGCTTGTCCTTCATTTTGGTGCGAAGAAACGCCAAGATCTGCCCGAACGGTCAACGATCTCAGATCCCACGAACCTGCTCGAGTGGCTATCTGATGACCGGGCGATGATCACATTTGGATCGATCCAAGAGGTTGACAAGAGCGAGCATGAGTTCGCAAACATCATACGTCAGTGGAGTAAACTTGTCTGATTCGCTCAGTACGCTCGAGCGAAAGCTGTAGGTGCCGGTGATCGCGATCATGCTAGCATGTTCATTAGTTGTAGCGCTTGAAGTGTCTTTTCTCAACTATTTTGAGAGAGGCTAAATGAGCAATTCACGAATGATAATCGGGGGGCTACTATGGAAACAGATCCTACAGTTCATGACAGAGATTCAGAAGAGGCCTTTGCCTATGCCATAGAACAGATGCATGGCGGAATTCCACTTTTTAAGATCGAGGAGCAGCTAGTTCAACGCGGATTGAGCGAGGAATCTGCTTCGGCCGTCATCGCACGAGTTTCGGACTACCGTACATCCTCTGAAGCAAAGGAAGCTCGCAGCAGCATGAATCAAGGTGCCGTCTGGTTCTTAGGCGGGATTGTCGTTACCGTAGCAACCTATGTGCTTGCAACCGGAGGTGGAACCTATGTTGTTGCATGGGGTGCCGTCGTTTTCGGTGGAATCCAATTCGTACGTGGCTACATGAAACTGCAGAACTATTGAGAAGATGTGATCGGTGTTCTTTCTATGCCCGTGAGCCAGACCTCTTACTCGAAGCAGGGGATCTTTTACCCACGACCGTTGCAACGATGGCCTTCTCCGGCATGTCGAGGGCTATAAGAACACGGATCAAGAGGTCGAAAGACACGGACGGATCGCCGGCTTCGAGTTTCGCGATCCTAGATTGGCTTGTACCGACTCGTTCTGCAAGCTCCGTTTGTGTGAGATGACACTTTTTCCGTCGGGTATACACTTCCATTACAAGAGAAGCCTTGATGTTGACATACTTTTCCTCACTTGGTGTGAGGGTAAGGAACTCAGCAACAGAGCCCACTCTAAACCCCGCAGACTCTAGTCGTCTTTTTCGAACATCATTCATGATCAATCCTCCTGTAGGTCATACCATCGAAAACTTGCGATGCATGTTTTGATAACTGACGTAGGAAGTGTTTCTGTCTTCTTCTTGAACACATCGACGACAAGTATGACTTCCGTATCGATTCTGTAGATGATTCTCCATGTCACATTTCCGTCATTGATTCGTAGCTCATGGCAGTTTCGACCGATCATCGGTAAAGGCCGCGAAAATGGCATTGAGATCAAGCCACCTAGCTGCAGAACCCGCAAGAGTAAGCCTGTCTTTTTCCTTGCCTCCGCCGAAAACGGTGGAGTTCTTACTGAACCATGAATCCAAACGATGACCTTTTCTTTGAAGTACATGCTCGCCTCACAAAATATGTCAAAAGTGACATATCGTCAAAACGTGATGATTGTATTCTCCAGTAAGTGTCTTCATCGTCGAAGAACGTGACGAATGTCATTGAGACTCTCCTGATGGATAGATAGGTTTGAGAATCGGTCATAGAGGTCGACCTACGACCTCACTGAAACAGAGGCACCTATGCTAAGGGTCATACTCATCATCTTTGTCGCAGCTGCTCTCATCATCGGCATCGCCTTTGTTTGGGGCTAGATGAACAGCGAACACAGAACAGCGAACAGCGAACAGCGAACACAGAACAGCGAACACAGAACAGCGAACGTCATCCCGAGCGAAGTCGAGGGACAACGAGAGAGGGCGTAGAGACGAAGGGATAATGGGGCTGGAGACGCAACGCCATCTATGTTCGCCAACCTCGGGCAGAACATTCCATATATTCGAATTGATACTTTGAATAACTGATACATACATCCCTCCGGCAGGTCGACATGAAACGTGTTGTTGTTTCTATTGTGCTCCTTGCCTTCGCACTGCTTCTACCTTCTCGCATGTTGGCACAGTGGGTGTCAGTAGACGGACCATACGTAGACGCTGGTGGTGTCTTTGCGCAAGTTGGTTCGAATCTTTTCGTAGCTACAGAAAATTATGTTTTCCGCTCCACGAACAATGGTGATAGCTGGACACCCGTTAA encodes:
- a CDS encoding GyrI-like domain-containing protein, with amino-acid sequence MNTTPTLATMDEQVTASIHLVIPRTEMQEEMDPAIVELYSTLGAQGIGPTGPLFSYHHRMPTDTFDFEIGVPIDGALQETGRVKVSKLPACRVVRTIYHGPYEGLGDAWQEFMTAVDEASYEFGSTFWERYVVGPADTQDPSQFQTELNRVLC
- a CDS encoding DUF1801 domain-containing protein, which encodes METKTTTIDQYLKTVDADKRRVLEDIRSSIRALVPDAVECINYGVPTFKLNGKNLIHFAAAKNHCSLFPGPGAIAAFSEELTAFATSKGTIRFTVESPLPKSLVRKIVKHLVEKTSSRA
- a CDS encoding tetratricopeptide repeat protein, whose amino-acid sequence is MSTMLQQIDDAILGIRKPMLDRLVAEMPADPEPWWLQLWLNLELQCSQRNLQGARSAFASFTALPPSKRPYDLHYRMVTGWTQFLAESTEVDEALDLMQDLDVDTMTDVGYQARALRTLALCATQQGRYDDAQTHGEHAVALLGALPYPAALGNALTELATIYSRKGLLADAVRMQFRAYETFTTLDNPIALAIAMLNLGVLYGETGNREKARTYFEQVRTIDTGADAERFATYAALNIGLLHLEDNDATQAIHELLVAERLSTDKSKWSMATGARRGLSAAHRVLGNIEQARLWLQRAEDALAMASNEPQRITHVIEEARLLMCEGDHQKAIDILEPIADAARQRADVSALLRSLAELHVAYAATQASSRAYQCLLERTQLETSVTNTTAQQRLALFTVEREREEERRTAQRERDLLHSVMPGTVAERILSGERRIADVHTDVAILFADLVGFTTISENMEPKEVLDFIERIFTQFDTIIEHHGLVRIKTIGDAYMAVANLPDMVSQPAHRAAHCAMDMMKAITDGTYGVRVRIGMHIGTVVAGVIGATRPMYDIWGDAVNIAARMEQHSEPGRIHISQAFAEELQGFGVTERGTIEVKGKGMMTTYWLERL
- a CDS encoding VOC family protein produces the protein MPHKPFTIKSLSFVSLYMRDIEAAVAFYTSVFGPHEYTEENEILYGWRMGSTWLTMFPSTAGTATDRNPCNTEFAIEVSSPAEVDVLYAALVSAGATIGMTPRDTTMYVPMRFCCVDDPFGVRIDVYCPLGTDL
- a CDS encoding DUF1801 domain-containing protein, encoding MTEQTDVEEYLRTFEHPNKEVLLRVREIILGVDPKIQEGIKWKVPSFRTTEFFATFHVRSKKGMGLVLHFGAKKRQDLPERSTISDPTNLLEWLSDDRAMITFGSIQEVDKSEHEFANIIRQWSKLV
- a CDS encoding helix-turn-helix domain-containing protein; protein product: MNDVRKRRLESAGFRVGSVAEFLTLTPSEEKYVNIKASLVMEVYTRRKKCHLTQTELAERVGTSQSRIAKLEAGDPSVSFDLLIRVLIALDMPEKAIVATVVGKRSPASSKRSGSRA
- a CDS encoding type II toxin-antitoxin system RelE/ParE family toxin, translated to MYFKEKVIVWIHGSVRTPPFSAEARKKTGLLLRVLQLGGLISMPFSRPLPMIGRNCHELRINDGNVTWRIIYRIDTEVILVVDVFKKKTETLPTSVIKTCIASFRWYDLQED